One window of Halonatronomonas betaini genomic DNA carries:
- a CDS encoding DOMON domain-containing protein has product MSKIFKRKKLFGLVCVLILVPLIIAGCNNNDANNDDVADEEAEVAQESLLTDDLTYTNLYSSDIGLDIYWEFNEDEDALHMMLESPGSGWLSVGFDATTRMNEAKIIIAGFDGDDNFQLEEHIGTSPTSHEQIDEIYITESTGEREEDSSIAEFIIPLDGDSRYAIEPGETYEVIVAFHSDDDSFMQRHTQRASVEIDF; this is encoded by the coding sequence ATGTCTAAAATCTTTAAAAGAAAAAAGTTATTTGGTCTAGTTTGTGTCCTGATACTGGTGCCGTTGATTATCGCAGGCTGTAACAATAACGATGCTAATAATGATGATGTTGCTGATGAAGAAGCAGAAGTAGCTCAGGAAAGCTTACTCACAGATGATCTCACCTATACCAACCTATATAGTTCAGATATCGGTCTTGATATTTACTGGGAATTCAATGAAGACGAAGATGCACTCCATATGATGTTAGAAAGCCCTGGTAGCGGCTGGCTATCAGTCGGTTTTGATGCTACAACCAGGATGAATGAGGCAAAAATTATTATTGCTGGTTTTGATGGGGATGATAACTTTCAGCTAGAAGAGCATATTGGAACTTCTCCTACTAGCCATGAACAGATTGATGAAATCTATATAACAGAAAGCACAGGAGAGCGAGAAGAAGATAGCTCAATTGCAGAATTTATTATACCTCTGGATGGAGATTCAAGATATGCTATAGAACCAGGCGAAACCTATGAAGTGATAGTAGCTTTCCATAGTGATGACGATAGCTTTATGCAGAGACATACCCAGCGAGCGTCAGTTGAAATTGATTTTTAA
- a CDS encoding ATPase domain-containing protein, whose amino-acid sequence MTSNNRNSMGISGMDEILNGGLISNRVYLIRGGPGTGKTTLGLHFLLEGIKNDEDVLFVTFIEPAEKIKQNAENFGFDLDKVNFLDLNPDADFFQEGKDYDILASDQVEQKPLLEKISRAIEKIEPDRIFFDGITQLKYLATDKFKFRKQFLSLMQFTMKFNSTMVLTSEASDSNPDDDLQFLVDGVINLKLEESSLHTISVSKMRGTSIKKGKHSMKFTDKGIEVFTNLEGNYIKKRVSQEKLSSGIPEIDKMLFGGLERGTSTIITGPTGAGKTTLGAQFITNNSQTGQSILYTFEEPEESLKERLSNINIPVKDMVDKKELFIKEINPINYTLNEFLQLVRRDIEENDISLLMLDSITGFYMLLEDEKFSNTNKLLYNLLQYLKSYNISVILINEVKDITGDFRVTDNKSSYLSDNIIFLRHLELNGELQKAIGILKKRMSDFENRLRQFEITGSGIKVGEPLEGLRGILSGNPELIN is encoded by the coding sequence ATGACTAGTAATAATCGTAATTCTATGGGGATTTCTGGTATGGATGAAATTCTCAATGGCGGTTTAATATCAAATCGTGTTTATCTTATCAGAGGTGGTCCCGGTACCGGTAAAACCACTTTGGGTTTACATTTCTTGCTGGAAGGTATTAAAAACGATGAAGATGTTTTATTTGTAACTTTTATTGAACCAGCAGAAAAAATAAAGCAGAATGCAGAGAACTTTGGTTTTGATTTAGATAAAGTTAATTTTTTAGACTTAAATCCAGATGCAGACTTTTTTCAAGAAGGCAAAGATTATGATATACTGGCTTCGGATCAAGTAGAACAAAAACCACTTTTAGAAAAGATCAGTAGAGCAATCGAAAAAATAGAGCCTGATCGGATATTTTTTGATGGGATTACTCAGCTAAAATATCTGGCCACAGATAAATTTAAATTTCGCAAACAATTTCTTTCTCTAATGCAGTTTACTATGAAATTTAATTCAACTATGGTCTTAACTTCAGAAGCCAGTGACAGTAATCCTGATGATGATCTACAGTTCCTGGTAGATGGAGTAATAAATTTAAAATTAGAAGAATCTTCGCTCCATACCATTTCTGTAAGTAAAATGCGAGGTACTTCTATTAAAAAAGGCAAACATTCAATGAAATTCACCGATAAAGGTATAGAAGTTTTTACTAATTTAGAAGGAAATTATATTAAGAAGAGAGTTTCCCAGGAAAAACTTTCTTCAGGAATACCAGAAATAGATAAAATGCTCTTCGGAGGCCTGGAAAGAGGAACTTCTACAATTATTACAGGTCCAACTGGAGCAGGTAAAACAACTCTAGGCGCCCAGTTTATAACTAATAATAGTCAAACAGGTCAATCAATTTTATATACATTTGAAGAACCGGAAGAATCTTTAAAAGAGAGATTGTCTAATATAAATATTCCTGTTAAAGATATGGTTGATAAGAAAGAATTATTTATTAAAGAAATTAATCCGATTAACTATACTTTAAATGAGTTTCTTCAATTAGTTAGAAGAGATATAGAAGAAAATGATATTTCACTATTAATGCTGGATAGTATTACTGGTTTTTATATGTTGCTGGAAGACGAAAAATTTAGCAATACAAATAAGTTACTTTACAATTTATTACAGTATCTAAAAAGCTATAATATTAGTGTAATATTAATTAATGAGGTTAAAGATATAACCGGAGATTTTCGAGTTACTGATAATAAATCAAGCTATTTAAGTGATAATATAATATTTTTAAGACATCTGGAACTGAATGGAGAGTTGCAAAAAGCAATCGGTATTCTAAAAAAGAGAATGAGTGATTTTGAAAATAGATTAAGACAATTTGAAATTACAGGTTCTGGCATTAAAGTAGGAGAACCATTAGAGGGATTAAGAGGGATACTCTCTGGTAACCCGGAATTGATTAATTAA
- a CDS encoding HD domain-containing phosphohydrolase, whose product MPKNIERKNKINLDDKAKILVLMEHEENKKILQKILQGDYQILESKVNDFPEELFDLIVVDEEALIKHKRKFIELVKKEEIPKINLPVVLITNKTIKQLGEKVLSLIDEVIEVPSRKEYIRFTIEKLLKISGITLNLSEKIYRSLSQDTPIGVCILNDNKINYVNSTFLSILEKNKNDVLEKNILDIFVNEKIINFLEKSFDYHGKNDPNFKLQNLSKDRWIKATLSPVKFIDKELDLLIIMDISEHISARDSLTGLYNRKFIEEEMSRYNVKRQLPLSLIMADVNGLKMVNDTYGHEMGDKLLIRAAKLLEESCREEDLISRWGGDEFVVLLPGIDEKIVNKIYKRIKDNFREATLGVKDLPISIALGFAVKKTMDKDTQALLAEAEDKMYDNKRVESKSAKSNILQALLSALGAKSHETEDHVRRLKELAIKLGEKVGLSVSDLDRLSLLANLHDIGKTKIPAEILKKAGKLEESEWELIKKHPETGAYIASSSEDFSHLSEEIRSHHERWDGDGYPNGLEGEEIPYLARILSIVDAYDVMTAGRPYKDPLSKEEALKEIRDCAGSQFDPNLAEKFVEMISD is encoded by the coding sequence ATGCCTAAAAATATAGAACGAAAAAATAAAATCAATTTAGATGATAAAGCTAAAATACTTGTGCTTATGGAGCATGAAGAGAATAAAAAAATACTTCAGAAAATTTTACAGGGAGATTATCAAATTCTTGAAAGTAAAGTAAATGATTTTCCTGAAGAACTTTTTGATCTTATAGTTGTAGATGAAGAGGCTTTGATTAAACACAAGAGAAAATTTATAGAGTTAGTAAAAAAAGAGGAAATACCAAAGATAAATCTTCCAGTTGTTTTAATAACAAATAAAACAATTAAACAGTTAGGCGAAAAAGTTCTTTCCCTTATTGATGAAGTTATTGAGGTGCCTTCCAGGAAGGAATATATAAGATTTACAATAGAGAAACTGCTGAAAATTAGTGGGATAACTTTAAATTTATCTGAAAAAATTTATAGATCACTCTCTCAGGATACACCTATAGGAGTCTGTATTTTAAATGATAATAAAATCAACTATGTCAATTCTACATTTTTAAGCATCTTAGAAAAAAATAAAAATGATGTTTTAGAGAAAAACATTTTAGATATATTTGTTAATGAGAAAATAATTAATTTTTTAGAAAAAAGTTTTGATTATCATGGCAAAAATGATCCTAACTTCAAGCTCCAAAACCTTAGCAAAGACAGGTGGATTAAGGCTACACTTTCACCGGTGAAATTTATTGATAAAGAACTTGATTTGCTAATTATAATGGATATAAGCGAGCATATTTCTGCCCGGGATAGTCTGACCGGTCTTTACAATAGAAAGTTTATTGAAGAGGAAATGAGCAGATATAATGTTAAAAGACAACTTCCCTTAAGTTTAATCATGGCTGATGTAAATGGCCTTAAGATGGTTAATGATACCTATGGTCATGAAATGGGTGATAAATTATTAATCAGGGCTGCTAAATTGCTTGAAGAATCCTGCCGTGAGGAGGATTTAATATCCCGCTGGGGTGGAGATGAATTTGTTGTACTTTTACCTGGAATTGATGAAAAAATAGTGAACAAAATTTATAAAAGAATTAAAGATAATTTCAGAGAAGCAACTTTAGGGGTTAAAGATTTACCTATTTCAATAGCTTTAGGCTTTGCTGTTAAAAAAACCATGGACAAAGACACTCAAGCGTTGCTTGCAGAAGCTGAAGATAAAATGTATGACAATAAAAGAGTTGAAAGTAAAAGTGCTAAAAGTAATATCCTCCAGGCTCTACTGTCTGCTTTAGGGGCAAAGAGCCATGAAACTGAAGACCATGTTAGACGCCTGAAAGAATTGGCTATCAAATTAGGAGAAAAAGTTGGGTTATCAGTATCAGATTTAGACCGATTATCCTTATTGGCCAATTTGCATGACATTGGTAAAACCAAAATACCGGCAGAAATATTAAAAAAAGCAGGAAAATTAGAAGAGTCTGAATGGGAGTTGATTAAAAAACATCCTGAAACTGGAGCTTATATAGCATCTTCTTCAGAAGATTTTTCTCACTTAAGTGAGGAAATACGCTCCCATCATGAAAGATGGGATGGTGATGGTTACCCCAATGGACTGGAAGGGGAAGAAATCCCTTATTTGGCTCGAATTTTATCTATCGTAGATGCCTATGATGTTATGACTGCTGGTAGACCCTATAAAGATCCATTGAGTAAAGAAGAAGCCTTAAAAGAAATCAGAGATTGTGCTGGTAGTCAGTTTGACCCTAATCTAGCAGAAAAATTCGTAGAAATGATATCTGATTGA
- a CDS encoding sugar O-acetyltransferase: MKTEKEKMLAGELYLSEDDELVEDRSRAKNLCHQYNNLNPELKDKKKAILQELFQTEQAPYIEPDFYCDYGYNIKLGENFYANHNCVFLDVNTITIGDNVMLGPAVQIYTATHPLEAEARNSGRELGFPIEIGDNVWIGGGVVIQPGVKIGDNAVIGAGAVVTKDIPANVFAGGNPARVIKEIDNS; the protein is encoded by the coding sequence ATGAAAACAGAAAAAGAAAAAATGTTAGCAGGAGAACTCTATTTATCTGAAGATGATGAATTAGTAGAAGATAGGTCAAGGGCCAAAAACTTATGCCACCAGTATAATAATTTAAATCCAGAATTAAAAGATAAGAAAAAAGCTATTCTTCAAGAATTATTCCAGACTGAGCAGGCTCCATATATTGAACCTGATTTTTATTGTGATTATGGTTATAATATCAAATTAGGAGAAAATTTTTATGCCAACCATAACTGTGTATTTTTAGATGTAAATACCATAACCATAGGAGATAATGTAATGCTTGGACCTGCTGTTCAGATCTATACTGCCACTCACCCTTTAGAAGCAGAAGCAAGAAATTCAGGCCGTGAATTAGGCTTTCCAATTGAGATTGGTGATAATGTCTGGATAGGAGGCGGTGTTGTAATTCAGCCAGGAGTAAAAATTGGCGATAATGCAGTAATCGGTGCCGGAGCAGTCGTCACCAAAGATATCCCGGCTAATGTCTTTGCAGGTGGTAATCCAGCCCGGGTTATTAAAGAAATTGATAATTCCTGA